Proteins encoded by one window of Bacteroidia bacterium:
- a CDS encoding EVE domain-containing protein, whose product MQYWLVKSEPFKYSWEQFVADGKTFWDGVRNNAARLHLLAMKKGDQVLFYHSNEGLAVMGIAKVEKTAYPDPTADDVRWVGVELTPFKALKKPVTLTQVKGDVRLKDIALVRIGRLSVMPLKKEEYNVILELSK is encoded by the coding sequence ATGCAGTATTGGCTGGTAAAATCAGAGCCGTTTAAATATTCGTGGGAACAATTTGTTGCCGATGGAAAAACATTTTGGGACGGTGTGCGCAACAACGCTGCCCGTCTGCATTTATTAGCCATGAAAAAAGGCGATCAGGTTTTGTTTTATCACAGCAATGAAGGTCTAGCCGTTATGGGCATTGCCAAAGTTGAAAAAACAGCCTATCCCGACCCCACTGCTGACGATGTACGCTGGGTAGGTGTGGAGCTGACACCATTTAAAGCATTGAAGAAGCCTGTAACATTAACACAGGTAAAAGGTGATGTGCGACTGAAAGATATTGCATTGGTGCGTATAGGCCGCTTGTCTGTAATGCCACTAAAGAAAGAAGAGTATAATGTAATTTTAGAATTAAGTAAATAG